A window of Hordeum vulgare subsp. vulgare chromosome 5H, MorexV3_pseudomolecules_assembly, whole genome shotgun sequence genomic DNA:
TCCCCCCGTCCCGGTCGCCGAGCCCCTGCGTACGAACCGCGGCCTCCTGTTCAACGTCGGCCGCGGGTTGGAGCTGCTGCTGACCTCCGAGCCTTCCGAGCAGGCGGTGCGCTCCTTCTCGCTGCGCGACCCGCGCTGGATGGACCACCACGTCGGGTACCCGGACTGGCTCGCCGACGTGAGGATGGAGGTCAGGCACGCGCTCCGCTCCCCCTCCTCTAGCTCCACATTTGGCGACGTAGGGAACCTCTCGTCTCGTCTCTGAAGGTAGAGTGGCCAGAGGAGCACCGACGTGGTGAGCTTCCCCTTTCCCCATCTACACCCAGATCTGAAGATCAACTACAGTTTGTACGCCCCCATCTACACCCAGATCTGAAGATCAACTACAGTTTATACGTTCCAGTATCAGACCAGTAAGTTCTGTTATTGTATCCCACAGATATAGTCCAGGGCCTCATGTTACGAATGTATCCTTATCTCTTTGCTATAAACACTCTGTGGtcaagtttctatttttgtttctttGGACTGTGCACACAACTTCTTTGACaagcttcagattcttcatttatTTGTCCAAACTATTTACTATTTAGGCAGCCGTGCTAGCGTGTTTATAAATCAATTGCTTTATTTCAAATTATGAACTGTCAGCATTATTGGGCAATTATTTAAAATTCATGTTATGAATTCTCAGTTTGACTGAATCCTAAGAAAATCGTGATGCAGATGGTAAAATATGCTTCCTATAATGGTCAACGTGAAGCTGCATCGAAGGCTGTGGATTTTTGCCTAAGGTATATAGATGAGGAAAGCAGGCATTTGTTGATGAAATAAACTTACCTTCATATATGATTATCATAATGTCTGTTGTTTCCTAGAGCTTTGGAAGATTTCGACTTGGCTCTACATGGATCACCGAGTGAACCATCAGCATCTGTTGAAGTCATGCGTAGCAAAATCAGTGATGTCATTCAAACTTTGGACAAGTACAAGAAAACGAGTCACCTCTCTTCTTTATTACTAAAAAGGAGCCCTTTAGTGATCTTAATTTTATACTTGGTTCAATTGTTTCAGCATCATGCAACTTGTGCCATCAACACTGATACGAAAAGAAAGGATGCTTGGAGATGCCAGCGACCAAAGAAGATCAAAGGCAACATCTGAAACATGTGAGAAGCCAATCGAGACAAAGAATACATTCCGTGGGTGGCTGCAAGTGTTCAAGCCCATTCATCAGGAGAGGTATCAACGTCGCAGGAGATGGAGGAAAGCTAGCCGTGAACAACGAGCTGTGGTCGATACGAATGATACACCTGACAAGTGGCAGCAAGGGAAATTCAAGCACGGCAACTCTCGAAGGGAAAAGGCAGTGGTCCCGGGTGGCTGGTTGCTGTCTTTCTTCTTTCTGATATCGATGGTCCTCGTTATGTCTTCTTCCCACTGTTATGTAACGGAGTCCGTATCTTACTGACACGGAATGTCTGCAGAAACCTAGGCTTATTGTAGATGGAGTGTTGAGTTATGGTTTTGGCCGTGGTTAATGTATGGACATGTTTATGTGAGGTTGCTGGTTGCATCAAGTTTTGGTTCAGTTTTGGATGACTGAAACTAGGTAGAGCATACTCCATTGTAAAATTAGAAACTAGAAATGTTGCACAGAGATGTTAATCTATTTAACCGCTTTCTCAGATCAGTTTAACACAATACTATTTGGATGTGTTTTCGTAATAGTGGTTATATACTCTTTATAAATTTATTCATCAATATGATTTCTCAATTTTCTGTGTCGTACATTTTATGTATCTTTACTCATCAAAAAAAATACGAGCAAGACAGTTACAGAAAAATTACTTGCAAGCATATTGTGATTTACTTCTTTACACGGTACTTATTTTTTCTTTACAGAGTATTCTGTTATATCTGTATAATCTCCTTTGTTGGTCTCATGCTGACCATCTGAGAATATGTGGAACTCTTTTTTGTCTGTCCTGAAGGTTGTTGACTCTATAATCTGTGGTGATCCACACTCTGTTGGTTCACACTCATTGGGTTCGCTTGTGAAGGTATTATATCTTCACATGGTACATTTACATTTTTAGTAGTTAATTGATGGTTTGATAAATGATACATTTCATGTAGAGGGTGCTAGAGCTGCACTTAACTTGCGAACATCATCGCCTTGTTCTTCCTCACAACGTAAGGACCACCAACTTCCATCTGAGAGCGAGACCGATCGAGCGCCTGCACGCCTCAAGTTTTGTTTTTGGCATGATAACTAGGGTTGCTGCTAGACAAGGAAGATCCATATGGTTGACTTGCGCTGCTGTAAGAAAGAAAAGGTTTTGTTTTTCGCCTACCATATCGATCCGCCCCATCTAAGACATCGACATGGTTGTTGGACTGTTGACTGCCATTTGTTCCTCCCGGTGAGATGACTTGCATTGCATACCCTTGATAGACATGATCGGATTGTTTATCACCATCCTCAGTTCCAGTGAGATGAGTAGAATTCTTCAGTCAGTCAGCTGTGTGCAATCATGGTTGAATTGTTTCTCCGACGCCTACTGTTTTGGTTTTGGTGTTAAGTTGGGCAGAACTTGAATTGCAATTAGTAGTTGGGTTAACCGCATCGCTAGCTATGTGAAATGGGTAGATATGTTGTCAACCGAGTGGTTAGGCTCCATCTGTAATCCCTATCTGACAAAAACATGGTTTTTTGGGTTGTCGGATTTTCAGAGGCATATCTTTAGTTAGCTCGGGGAGGGCGCGGATGAGACTGGCAGCGATTTCGTTGCTGGTCTTACTGTTCCGACGAGAGGGTTCGGGGAGGAGCGAGTCGAAGAGGAATATTCAGATTGGGCTGATGGATTGGTGGAACGGTGGATCTGATGAGTAGAAGACGGTTGTTGTTGCCGTGTGTCTTCTTAAACTGACCGGTTCATATGTGGTTCTCTTGAATGCTTCACTTTGGTTGCTGAGCATAGCAGCGATCTGGTAGTGGAGTGAGTCCTCTAGCTTGTTTGATATATGTGATAGAGACGGGATACTTTCACTTCTGATGAGCAGCGCGAGGTTAAATCCACAACTAATGATGAAACATGAAATTCAATCTGAAACAGCCTTACAAAAGCAACGCACATAGTTCCTGCTGGTTATGCTGAGTGACCGGTGATGAGCTGAAATGACCATGCCTAGCTTCAGAATTGTTCATCATCCCTCGTGTCCTTTTTTCCAAAACCTGTTTAGCAGATTTTTAGCGTCAATTTTCAGATGGAGTGTTAATTCTGTTTTCAACGATTCCCATCCACATGTGACCTCTCTCCTTCATAA
This region includes:
- the LOC123397006 gene encoding uncharacterized protein LOC123397006 — protein: MQMVKYASYNGQREAASKAVDFCLRALEDFDLALHGSPSEPSASVEVMRSKISDVIQTLDNIMQLVPSTLIRKERMLGDASDQRRSKATSETCEKPIETKNTFRGWLQVFKPIHQERYQRRRRWRKASREQRAVVDTNDTPDKWQQGKFKHGNSRREKAVVPGGWLLSFFFLISMVLVMSSSHCYVTESVSY